Part of the Plasmodium vinckei vinckei genome assembly, chromosome: PVVCY_13 genome, AACTTTTCAGTTAATAGATATTTATGTCGTTCAATTTAATTGGGGCGATGTAAATTCAAATTCCGAAGATACTATTTATTACACTCGACATAGAAATAGAAATGGTCATCAACAAAGATTTAGTGGATGGTCTAAAGATGTCGATTTTGTATctacaaataattttggaAAAGATGTCGAAGTGCTAGTAAAACACGGAAATAAGTTTTTAATATcaaatggatatatatttgttgcTAAATTAAATGATGTAATTAAACAAACAGTTAATATGATGGTATCAACAGATGGAGGAAAAACATTTAATAAAGCGAATTTACCAAAAGATATACATGAGAAAtcatatacaattttagaTACTTCAGAAGGTGCTATAATGCTACATGTAAATCATGGATCATCAtctgaaaaattaaatactggaaatgtttatatttctgATGCGTCTGGTCTAAATTATACCCTTTCATTACCAAACAATATAAGAACTGCATCTGGTGAATGTGAATTTGATAGAGTTTTAAGTTTAGATGGTGTATATATTGCAAACTTTTTAGATGATCAAGATGAGATGAAAGATGAAGATTTAAAATtcacaaattttaaattacaGTTAGAAGAAGACGTAGGACCATTTGAAACAAATACgcaaaaaagaaaaaaacaattaacaaaaggaaaaaatgaagaaactGTAAGAACtgttatttcttttaataaagGTGGACATTGGTCATATCTAAAAGCACCAAAAGTAGATAGTAtaggaaataaatatgattgtGGAGATGAATGTTATTTACATTTACATGGTATAACAAACTATCATCAATATGCTCCATTTTATTCAATTGAAAATGCGGTTGGAATAATTATGGGTACAGGTAATGTTGGTAgccatttaaaatataaaagcgATGAagtaaatacatttttatcaagAGATGGTGGTGTGACATGGATAGAGGCACACAAAGgtccatatatttatgagtTTGGTGATCATGGTGGCTTAATTGTTATGTCAGATGATTTGCGTAAAACTAATCAAATTGTTTTTAGTTGGAATGAAGGTCAAAGTTGGTTTGATTTTGAATTAGGACAATTCCCAATAGACATTGATAATATTGTAGCTGAACCAACTTCTTCATCCGTTGAATTTTTAGTTTATGGTACAAGAAATGATATAGGTGTTTTATATCACCTTGATTTTAATGCTCTTGGACAACCTTTATGTAAAGGGCTATGGGCGGCAGACTCAGTTTCTTCTGATTATGAAACGTGGTCTCCCTCTAGTGGTTCATTCAAAGATAAATGCATATTAGGAAGAAAAATTACCTACACACGAAGAAAACAAACATCTGAATGTTTTAATGGAAAGGATTTAAAAAGAGTTGTTGATAAAAAACTTTGTGATTGTACACCAGAAGATTACGAATGTGAAGCTGGTTTTACACGAAAAGTTGGAAGTTTTGAATGTAAACCAACTGATTCAACATTAACAATTGAAGGATGCACAAGTAgttcttatttttatgcaaCAGCTTATAGAAAGGTTCCTGGTGACGTATGTGTTAATGGTTGGGTTCCTGAAAAAGTTCCTGTTCCTTGCCCAGACTATTCCCcatttaataatagtaagaataaataatatgttatattGTTCGTCAaagtttattttaataaaacacGTAATGTTTcaattgatttattttatctattattatattcactaattttttttattattgtacTTCAGGCGCCAAatcaattttattcatactatttattatgGGACTTGTTATGCTTATAATTACATACATATGCAGAAACCCTAAATTTCGAAGcatgttttataattatggtaataatcattaaatttcaaatatttgttatgtggatatttctttaatcacattataatttttaattattttgtcGTATTTAtctgtttatatttttgtttaattattttttttcttcattttcctattttaattcataGGTTTTGACACATTTGAGCATGTCAAATATTCAGTTGTTAAAACGAAAAAAGGAAACATAAATAGCAATGTGTTCGAACCGGAAATGGAATTTATCGATGCGGAACAAGTAAGAATAAATGCggctatattattttcatattttgcACATATGCAAgcatttattcatttttaacatcattttattttattcgtTTAACtaattatgtattattttttcttttttatgatataattattaaaggATAACAACGAAGAAGATGTTCCTACCCTTATGTCATATCATAACGAAAGAAATGGACAAAGAAACGATTTCGACTTAACTAGAAACAGATCAAaccataataattatattacatCCAGAACAGCGAgttcacaaaaaaaatatccagAAAACattgaattattataaaatggaaGTATTGAAACAAAAGacaatgaaataaaagcaTATGTAATACCATTTATCACTTACTGTgataaattgttttttttaaacaaaaataatcaatataattgtatatatacttatggTAATAAAAAGTGATTGACTTATTAATTAGTCAtacctttttatattttaataccattattattacaaagTCTGTTAATTATTCGGCGACTATAGTTATTaccaataatattattatctcaattttataaatataagtatTCCTGttgttgttattattttattcgtattcatttatatttttttacgtattaatatttcttttaatataatattcaaaatgatgtatttttttttaattttttagcTTCTACattttatcatcattattattttatatttatttaaacagTTATCAACATGCTTTTTTGGATTAATACTTAttaatgttatattttttcctctTCACACATTAAatcttaatatattttttatattttttttttactaaaaatacatattattttttatactgttcatatatttagccatatttataatatgcgcaatgtttataattaagattcattttttgcatACTTTTGTTagtttttttgtttatgcCAAACTGTTATgctaaagaaaaaaacaccaaaggaaaaagaagaaaaattataatattaattttactaTGAgcttaaaataaataaataacacAATTTCGATAAATTAGacaattttcatataaactCGTCCATACGCTCAAATAAAGCTCTACTACCCTATGcgcaattaaaaaatatattttttgctaTATTGATATAATAGCTTCGTTTTACCTACATATGTGTGTAATTGATAAATATGGGCGTATAAACGACAGCCgtgtttgttttttttaacaagataaaacaaatgaaatatattttaactGAATTATGCTATCATTGGAaagtttatttaatttaatagaGTTTAATGctcttaaaatattaatatatataaagtcATTTTTAGATGAGCCAAAaacataaacaaattacattaaataattaaatgaaataataaagatgaagattgaaaatttttaattaaactAAGCAAAAAAATAGGAAAATTGTGCATCATATAGGGTTGttatatgtgcatatattcatatgttgtatatacttttcaggttcatttatattttcccaCGTACATAtggataaaaaatgaataacaaatcgaattattataataccATTCTgtgttcatttttattcgTCATTGGTTTATCATTAGGACCTAATTGTGGATCGCCACCCCATGCCATAGGAAACCAAACTGGATAAACtcttttatacaaaaacataaaaactTTGTCGTGCTGCTTTAGAATACTGCTAAATAAgcatttcatttttccGTGTGTTCCTAAAGattctaatatttttccaGTTAGTCCAAATTTTGTATGCAATTCAACAGGTTTGAAATAGTTTATATCTTTAGGGTTGTAAAACATATTTCTTATAACCGCTTTTTTCTTatgaattttaaaaatattgccACAAATACTTATTcttttcataattattcttTTACAATCGCAATTAACAACTTTACCATGTGCTACTAACTCTGCATGGGCGTTAAAGTCATTTAATGCATTAAATTGTGTGATATTAGTATTTCCATTTCCAAAAATACTATTCACATTGTTTGTGTTGAATAAATAGTCTGTATTTCCCATATTTTGTAAGGTGCTAATATTGTTGTATTGCTCTACaccataatttattatatttttagtctttataataaaaacagGTGAACTAGTAACTGTAGTAAACCCAAATATCGaagcaatatatttttttccatgtTTCACAAATTTTTCATACTTTCCCTTAGATTGTAtgcttttaataatttgttcACTGAAAATTGGAGCCCCTATAAAATGGCGAAATCcacatataattttgaaaatatctTTAGATTGAACATTTTCTAAATAGGTAGAAGATTTTTCAATTTCCATATTTACTACTGTCACTTTTCTTTCAAAAGGCAATATGCtcgataaaataaaaggtaGCTTTAATTTCTCATAATTAttcattaaattaattaaattaccatcattttttataacgaATATGCAATAAGTATCTGCTAGAGAATATTTCTCTTGTATAATCTTacaattttctatatatttttttttagaatatttcattaaattttcatgGCATTCATAATCGTAAACTCGAGAATATGCTAATGGAAGATCTTCATAAACATCAATAAATGATGTTCTCAAACTTTGTAAACTTCTATATCTTTTAAATCTTTCCCTtgcacatatatttttattcagaTAAATATCCTCGATATTTTCTTCGTCTCTTTcgatatcattattatcatcattatcGCTGTTACTACTTTTGTTGCTACTGTTATCactaaaattttcattttcactATCGTcagaattattttctaaaaagGATGAACCATTTAAGCCATTTTTATTGCcctcaaaattattaactaCGCCATTTTGAATATCAATTATTGGCTGAGATCTATCATATGAACATATGGCATTATCACTTgcttcatatttttcattggATACATACATCCATCTATTcttattattcatattttgtgtattttcattattagaAAATTGGCCGAATCTGTTCATCCCATTCATTGTTTCCATATGATTACCATTACTCAAATGTGCATTCattgtgtatatattattgttatacTCATTAGATGGTTCATTGTTTTGTATTCCCATTTCCTTATTTAAATTGAATTTATACACAGTCGTATTATTGTCATCTTCGTGGTTTAGGTTAAATGGGGATAATTCAGGcatgttttgtttttttaataccatcatcatatttttatcattaaaattattatcgtCTCCCATATATGGACGAACCggtattaaattattttcatcatctaaagtatttctatttatacaattttgAATACGATCAAAGTTgtaattaatatttctaGCCATTATTTTCTCATTGTTCAAAAAATTGGTAATAAagtatttttcattttcttcatttctTTGAATGTTTTGATTTAAGAAAAATTCTGATGTTTCGTGATTTATATcgtaattataattatttctattattGCTGGTGGAGTTTCGTTTCCTTTTCATTGTATCTATAGCATATATGTCAtccaaataataatcacCAATGTTCGTTATATGTATAGGGTTGTGAACATTAAAGCCTGCACCTTTAACAAAcccttttaaataaattgaaTCATTCTGAGGGTTATAAGCATATGAATCTATCATCATATATCCTCTTCCTTCTCTAAATGAAACATTTTTCACtttcatattcattatttcgTAGTAAAGTTTTTGGAAATTtgtgttattattatcactaCTCTTATTAATGCCATAATTATTCCCAATATTGTCAGTATAGTTACtgctatttataaaaaatattttatcatccATTGTAAATTCCGAGTTAAAATATCTAGatacaaaatttttagaatattttttgttttcacTTGTGTTATACCCTATCCCAATAATTGATGGGACCCcttgaatttttaatattgataataGCTCATATCCAAGATTATCAAATGCCGAATTTTCAAGGGATCCAtctttaaatatacataaaattaaatcagCGCATTTTGTCCCATCAATAAtgccatatatatttcgCGGTACATCATAAACTACTAAGGACCTTTTTCGTTTTGTTTTGTCGGAAtgtattgtatatatatcataaagttgtatattatcatattctATCGAATCATCTTCATTTTGCTCACAtagatattttataaattccCTTTTGAAAGATAATAAATCGACATCTTCAtgaaatgataataaacaCACATTTAAGGAGTTGTAAATgggaatatattttgatttttcttccaattcattttttaaaatgctCGATTTTGTATTATGCGCTTGATATGCTCTATGTAGCATATGACTGTATTTTTCcactgtttttttttttttcttatgcgcctttttattaacatttttattttttttctgggTTTTATTCTTCTTAAACTGTTTGTTTACCTGTTTTAAGTGTGATCGATGCTTCATTGTTATTTAAAGAAGAGTAAGCAAACAAAttgtttcaaaaaattcCTTCCTTTTCGACTTTTTTTAAGGCATCAAAAAGCGTAATAccttcatttaaaaaaatatgtaattttcatataaacCTTTATATGTTAAAgaagtatttttatttacaaaatcaatagatatttttatattaatttattgcattttatgcatattatattaaaatacagttatatatatatattaattttttattgttgcAACAGCAAacatagaaaaaatatcttttaaaatgaagaaaaactactcttaaataattttaaaaaattttaaatgctcttaaaaatgttgatataatatatattttttttgtgggAAATGTGATgcaaataatacaaaacgAATGGAAACctatatacacataataatttaatatatatatatatatacccaTACGAGCgacaacatttttttaatatttcataatatactaaatttcatattatcgattcaataaatttttaatttaaaatcattttaaatattttttcgttttcattaattttccatttcCCAAAGTGATGCAAacgttatattttttaaatattaatgatatatattttatatatatagaaatagGAAACGAAAAAGAGAGagcataaaatatataatattcttaaaattataatattccttcataatatatcttatcggctatatttatacattttgttatagaaatatattttatatttcaaataaagtcgtttgaaaaattaaagatatttaatataacaatCATAAGATGCACttcaaataaatgatgttatatacttttataGAAGTTTCTTTGGTTCCTTCATTTTACATTTCGACGTCTATTAGcatagaaaattataataatttttacaattcggtattattacataatggataatattaaaaaaaatgctatatataataatttttttgtacaccaaataaaatttgtatttaaatggctattttgtatatgcatttttagaaaaacataactataataaaaatggcaAAAGTAAAGACAATTCTAAAAAACTAATTCATTTGtgcataataaatattctataattctttattctaaaaataaaaacaaaaggttggaaaatattattatatataattgcaGAAATTTGGATATAAccttataaaaattgtaatttCAAATCAGtctattacaaaaaaatgaatactCTGAAATTCATTTGAAGTAATAagatatgaaaaatatttaaatacttCTATGCAAAtagtattatattaatttttatattttaatttttcggaatgatatattttaaattattttatttttacaaaaaaatacacaatATTGGCATAcgatgaaaaattatacaacaCATTAAAGGCCTATATTCCTAAGGTATATTACTTTGTATTTTCCAcccttttttaataattataaagtattatatgtatatataattttttgtgttaTGTAAATGTGTCTAATATGCATACTcttaatatttcaaaatatatgtttgaATTTTTTGTCATACACGTTTTAGAAAAATTCAACAATACACtctaaaataaatacataaaaaaaaaataatagtaatatttatgtatgcATTAAAAGTGATAATGTAAAATGCGTAcgcatttaataaaataacatttatattctttaaaGGAGTATTGTGCGCCCATGTGCAagttaattattatttcaaagaaaatattaaaattttaaacaaaAGTTAATTCTagatatttacattttaataatgatatagaaGTACAAccatcaaataaatataaataataaatagaaaaatgtattttattacaatacatctttcattatatatttgtttttaaattcaacatctttcaattttttttagttgtTATCGATCTGCAAACGAAATTACAATActattttacataaaaagaCAACTTTgtgtaaattttaaaattttatatatacatgaaaaagtgaaaaatatttagttgcacatatgtatactttatatttttatttttatgttttttctatttataGATTCATAGATTGCAATTATtagattttttatatttataattaaacaaatcatatatataatgaattgtattttttaggtttgataattttctgtattttatttttgtggtatatgttttataatgatttaatttttagtttttatattttatttttttatgttttctttgtatgttttaaatattacatGTCGACCAAGTACATAGTTTTAGGTTTAGACATgtattaaagaaaatgattatattataataaaaattacatgttgaatatatgatataatttGTCTGCTTTATtgtgttttatataactttatattttttgtactATAGGATTTACTATTTAATGATGTGAATATTACACATTAGGCATAagttttttaatgtttcgtatattaaaatatatattatatttttcctttatttttgttttatgtaaattgttgtaatattaaaatgttaaaGGCTACAATTggtttcattttatttatatgtgtgAATATAGATATTATACGTGCAGAACCTAAGGAAAATGTAGTAAATACCAAATTTGTGAGACAACAAAGTCCAACTTACAATCCAAACAAGAAAGGagatgttattttttatatgcctGATCACAATGGTGGAATGCATGGAGACAGTAATAATAGtgcaaatattaatttaaaaaataattcagcACGTAATATCAATTTAGGGCGCAATAGAGTCGCAGAAGTATATCCCGAATTTGATTATTATTCAGGCAATTCACCAAATGTGAATAACACAAAAGAGTTTCAATCTATGAACAATCAGAAACAAGGATCCTTTGGAAATAAATTAGAACATGCAAATAGATCAccatattcatataataacaagaataattcatattctcctaatggaaataataattatggtACAGGAAGTTGGGAAAATAAGGGACGTTCGGATATCAATGGcggaaataataattcccATGGATTATAtggtaatatatatgataaaataaataataacgtatataacaatagtaaatataataatagtaattttaatattgataaaattaataatggcaatgataaagaaaataataaaacctATAAATCATACTTAAATTTGTATGTTTCAGATAATCGAATATCTCCTATTGGAACTAATGGAAGACCTGGGCATCTGATAAGTCATTTTAACAATCCTAATCAAAAACATGAGTTTTCACATGGTTTAGATGGATCATTTAATCAAAACAATCTTGGTACGAATTCTGGAGGTAATTATGGATTCAATGGAATAAATCCTAAAGGAAAAGGAGAAAATGAGAAATTTGATAATTATGGTAATAATGCAGGATCAAATAATGGTACTGGATACCCACAAATGGTAAATGGCAATAATGTAGGATCAGATGGTAGTATTCAACACCCACAAATGGTAAATGGTAATAATGTAGGATCAGATGGTAATATTCATCACCCACAAATGGTAAATGGCAATAATGTAGGATCAGATGGTAGTATTCAACACCCACAAATGGTAAATGGCAATAATGTAGGATCAGATGGTAGTATTCAACACCCACAAACGGTAAATGGTAATAATGTAGGATCAAATTATACTATGCAATATCCAGAAACGATAAATGGTAATAATGTAGGATCAGATGGTAGTATTCAACACCCACAAACGGTAAATGGCAATAATGTAGGATCAAATTATACTATGCAACAACCACAAATGGTAAATGGTAACAATGCAGGATCAGATAATGGTATTAAATACCACCATGTGGTAGatggtaataataatgtagcACCCAATTTTACTGGAAATGATCAAGAAATACTTAATAACATTCGTAGCTTGAGACCAGTAAACCATGAAGagttgtataaaaataaaatgaatccaataatatataatttgcaTGGAACAAAAAATGGTAATGAAGATGCTGCATCTTATTCCACATCTGCTTCAGATTCTGAATCAAATagatcaaataaaaatgcaaCCACATATGATAGTGAAAATAGTTATGGAGATAGTTCGGATTCGGATAGTGTTTTATCTTATGAAAGTGATTTAAGCTCTGAAAGTCAAAATAGCAAAGGGGGTTCATTTGATGTagaaaatttgttttatatagaTAATGCTCAAGATAGAgaaacaaaagaaaaattaatggaTTCATCAGAATCGGATGATGAAATAGAAAATCCTTTACATGTAAAAATTCCAGAAGGAAATATAAACTATCATTTTTccaattatatgaattttgataaaaaaaatatacttatttCCAATGATAcagaattattaaaaatgattgGAGATGATTTTTCAATAGAAATACGTAATTATTGtgttaaaaaatcaatatTTCCTAAGAAAGGTGATTATTTGAATGTTTCTTTTGAATATTCTAAAGAATTAGAAATGATAAGAGAACAAATTAAGAATGGACTATTTAAAAGGAAAACTAAGTTAATTACTAAAGaaaataacattttaaaacaaatagaAAACTCTTTAAAAAGAGAACAATTATCAACAAACAATGAAGATATAAAGGTAGCTCcaaattttaatgaattaaaagatgaaaaagaaTCGGTATtaactaataaatataataaattattagaaGAATATACTTGTCATGTACTTTCTAATAATCCTGGTGAATCTTcgtttgaaaaattatattaccATAACCTAGCAATGGGagaaataatgaaaacgataaaaacaaaatacaataataaagCAACAGAATCTGTTGTGCTAAATTATGAAATGTACATACTTTCTTcttcaaatatttatttatttggacatatgttaatattatcattagcATATTTCTCTTATAATTCTTATTTTACGAAAGGAACGAAATCATTTTATTCAATGGAAACATTGTTGTTAGCAAATTCagattattctttttttatgtttaatgAAATGTGTaatgtttattataaacctaataaatcatttaaaaaagattTAACATTTATTCCAATTGAGTTAAGACCGGGAAGATATACTACATATTTCGGAGAAAGAAGAATAATATGTGACACATTAGAACTAATATTAAACGCCGTATCTCTTATAAACATTAATGAAATTTacaatgttttttataaaaataatgttaatGGATATGAAAATTCAGTatctttttcaaataatgcAATAAGAGTATTTTCACAAGTTTGTCCTAGACACggagaaaaaaatgctaTAAATTGTAGCTTTGAAAATTCTAcactatataaaaaaaacgtttcagaaaatgatattaatgaaatagAAAATCAAAAAGAATTGAAAAAGGCATTTGATCTATTAAATACATTTAGTGAAATAGAAAATacatcaaataataatagttatCAACATGCTCACTATGTAAAACTTATCATGGAACAAAACTTATATATtgatttttacaaatatctATTTTGGTATGATAATAGAGaacttataaaaataccTAAAGCTGGCAAAAAAATCACAAAAAAATCCgaaatttcaaaatatatttataatcaATATTTGGAAATGCATAAATCATtagaaaacaaatttaaaattcctcctctttataatttgaaaaagaaaGCAATAATAGcattttattcattaatagataaatatgcagattatattaaaaatgaaaaattgagaaagctatatttaaaatttatttcatatactcgacattttctatatatgaATAGTGCACGATCACCTATAGGTAAATCTGATTTCgattttatgaaaatgatgTTAGACGAATTACAATCTGAAACAAATGTTCCATTAAAACTTATAGTGCGAGGCAATTATTTCAATATGATGGAGCATCTAGC contains:
- a CDS encoding rhoptry neck protein 2, putative: MLKATIGFILFICVNIDIIRAEPKENVVNTKFVRQQSPTYNPNKKGDVIFYMPDHNGGMHGDSNNSANINLKNNSARNINLGRNRVAEVYPEFDYYSGNSPNVNNTKEFQSMNNQKQGSFGNKLEHANRSPYSYNNKNNSYSPNGNNNYGTGSWENKGRSDINGGNNNSHGLYDNRISPIGTNGRPGHLISHFNNPNQKHEFSHGLDGSFNQNNLGTNSGGNYGFNGINPKGKGENEKFDNYGNNAGSNNGTGYPQMVNGNNVGSDGSIQHPQMVNGNNVGSDGNIHHPQMVNGNNVGSDGSIQHPQMVNGNNVGSDGSIQHPQTVNGNNVGSNYTMQYPETINGNNVGSDGSIQHPQTVNGNNVGSNYTMQQPQMVNGNNAGSDNGIKYHHVVDGNNNVAPNFTGNDQEILNNIRSLRPVNHEELYKNKMNPIIYNLHGTKNGNEDAASYSTSASDSESNRSNKNATTYDSENSYGDSSDSDSVLSYESDLSSESQNSKGGSFDVENLFYIDNAQDRETKEKLMDSSESDDEIENPLHVKIPEGNINYHFSNYMNFDKKNILISNDTELLKMIGDDFSIEIRNYCVKKSIFPKKGDYLNVSFEYSKELEMIREQIKNGLFKRKTKLITKENNILKQIENSLKREQLSTNNEDIKVAPNFNELKDEKESVLTNKYNKLLEEYTCHVLSNNPGESSFEKLYYHNLAMGEIMKTIKTKYNNKATESVVLNYEMYILSSSNIYLFGHMLILSLAYFSYNSYFTKGTKSFYSMETLLLANSDYSFFMFNEMCNVYYKPNKSFKKDLTFIPIELRPGRYTTYFGERRIICDTLELILNAVSLININEIYNVFYKNNVNGYENSVSFSNNAIRVFSQVCPRHGEKNAINCSFENSTLYKKNVSENDINEIENQKELKKAFDLLNTFSEIENTSNNNSYQHAHYVKLIMEQNLYIDFYKYLFWYDNRELIKIPKAGKKITKKSEISKYIYNQYLEMHKSLENKFKIPPLYNLKKKAIIAFYSLIDKYADYIKNEKLRKLYLKFISYTRHFLYMNSARSPIGKSDFDFMKMMLDELQSETNVPLKLIVRGNYFNMMEHLAKKDNLFYMNLFVLSSLSNKNPVKSYYNGKRELLKVSLSEKFATSTSAFIPHKLRRIVIGMKKGILKKKLLKTLMKNRLLQHIPINLLENITTTFRFTTHSFATSILAQNAHRVLTRLNNSNKNPSEFVKSVFSKGGFPQYADKLMGEWFSKGFEEYKNEKIANQKMENEIDIELDKLKRENTSDSKDINNLLNDKDKNDNALREKRIDKLIYNEHDKWDHYINKEYVKALSAWIDMNKDGAVSSNIFQAIQDSKYLLENNIEDNIFFSRTAKPTKQSGFRNVLNKTLSLGKMLLRKPSFKVDHAVWFGATINMNKGFALLKKVSELHKLVRHEDESWLINEAFIEIVDHIVSIRTPSNISFQAGYLRNPGMTIINPYYHKLSHENRLKELQHYMCYDHCSSLWKMLSTFALHHLKNPDSLQTYEEKFSKNSLGNQMTDKDFVNNFKMILGGDAALHFYDNLLPKSMKKELKSMKYGVSLSFSFSLKVAKMVFDEMQLPHLSHMFYAQAPYFGHFIGKWQKERQEGRVKEILSAMTLGSLSTYTMLSAMDITQHAKDIGMGPSTSCYTSLVPPPKSICVQQTVKAVLTSSTLASMKSVFSVGLFAAITPYLFAPMAGLAIWSVLKSQFKVVNRIDMALKGALKNMWNKFMSLKGIRRLKTVFKKLKIIKKKMIEKTEQNLAEIQQNPEAEQNHKAAVEEIHNTTKGNYHYISYAKIVV